The window TGTGTGTAGTAATAGTTTACTTTTTCTGTTGGATTGTAAACACACAACATTAAAGATATGTAAGATTTATGTTAAGAGTAAAATCACTACGAAATTATGTACTTTTTTTTTTTTTGAATTATGCACTAACTTAATCCAAACAAATTTTGTCTCTAGTTTTACCTAGAGTTTGTGAAGTTATGTCTCTTAGTACATTTGAGAGTCTGACACCTCAAATTAATCCAAAGTAAAAAGAAACAAAAAAAAGATGTGACATGCAAGTTTAACCTGTTACATTTCATTCTTTCTAAAAAATCAGAGTCGTTTCTTCACTAGTTCTGTGTGAAAAGAGAGCAAGTAAAAGTAAATATATTGATGACTAAACATGAGGAATATTACATAATAGAGCAAAAGCTAAATACAATGCATGTCCCTACAATCCCTAACTAAATTCAACAGAGATGATACAGAAAAACCGAGGCCAATGGATTACAGACAGGCTATGAGCATTTAGGGGCAGAAAGAGAAAAAATAAGAACAAAAACTCTGCATTTACATGGGAGACTAAATAGATAACTGAAGATTAGAGTTTGTATCCTTCTAGAAGACAAAGACGATATGAAATAATACCAGTAGTGCCAACCATCTCAACAAACAAAACCTTGACCGACTAGATGCAGCTGATGCTTTTGGCGGAGCTCTTCCAGCAACAGCAGGAGCAAACCCACCAGGAGTGCTCTGCTGCTCAGTCGTTGGCAATGGAATTGGCGGGGTGCCCTTTGGAGAAGGTGTTAGGGGCATACTCTTAGCATCACCAAGATCTTGACCTGCAATGTGTATTAGTAACAAAGAGAAGGAAAAAAAGTAAGCCACATCAATAATTTGCAGCAACACCAAACAAATGCAGTTTAGAGTATCCTACATCATCCCAATCCATGAACGTAAAGTTTACATCTGGCAATCACGAAATTAAGTCAAACATATATATTTCTAGAAAATAAGCAGAATGCAAATGATTTTCAGGACAAACAGATGACTATTGCAGCAGAAAAAAGTCAAACCCTTTGACTTATCAAGATTACTTTGTACTTTGATTTAGAGATGTTTTTTTTTTCTTTCTTATATTTTACTTTACCTACAGTAATTAGTAGTTGTCTAGAATAGACTATCAATTGAACCCTACATTTCTGCCTCTTTCCTGTTTCTATGATTCTTCCCTAATTTTAATTTCCCTCTAGACATTAATAACACATAGACAGCCAATAACATACACAAAGAAGAACCACTTGTAAGCGACAAAAAAGTTAGTGGGAAACATCCAAAATAACTAAAGATAGCCACAGAACTTACATTTTGAGTGAGACCAACCTAGCTTCATATTCTCCCTATCAAATACTGTCCGGTATCCGGTCATGAAGTTCTCTGCACAAGAAAATTCTTAAATGATGAAAATCTGATGTGAAAAAGTGGAACCATGAAAAGTAAAACAATTCAACAGCTAAATTCTAAGAAATTGTTCATGCTTACGTCCAATCGTCCCAATATCACCATCTGCTGGCTGTATGGCTAAACAAATTCCGTCAAGTCCCTACACCAGGAAGCCTAAATTGTGAGATTTTTTTTATCTGCAGTGGTCACCTTTTACAGATAAAACAACTGTTCTAAATGAAATCATCAGAGATGTAGATTGAACACAATATACTGAAAAGCAACATTACTTATAACATTCAACACAAAACATCCACTAATGTATAGAAAAGAATAAAGCAACTCAAAAATCTAAATGAAGTTACCTACCTGATTACCATACATTGGAAAAATGGGATCATGAACCACAAAACTGTTGTTTGCCAGGAACATAAGCGTGACAGAAGGCACTTTTAGCAAATCTTGAGAACTATAACAGAAAACAATTAGGAAAAAGAAAAGCACCTGAGCAATTGCACAAAGACAGAAACACAAAAAATTGGGTGAGCATGTAGCTTTAATTTTCATGAAAACTTACCTGGTCTTATAGCAGTACTTCCAAGGAGATCCTTCATAACTTGTGATTGTCGCGTTCACTCGCTTATCAAACTATCAAAGAATGGCATTGGCCTCAGCGATGCACATAATGAATTTTTTTTCTTTTGAGGAATTTAGATGATAGTTGTTATGAAAGAATGTACCTCCACTACAATTTTATCGTACACTTCTTCTGGAAGAAATGTAAATGATGTCCCACTATCAACCAACGCCCTGAAGCTTGTCTGCTTAAGACATGAATTTCCAATACAACATGCTTCCACACCAACGATGTAGGTTTCACTAACAAAAGGTTGAAAACTTAGCTTCAATATCCATAGGAGAATTAGGTTCAGCTGGGTGATATTAACAAACAAAATTGTTAATGCTTAAGCAAGGAACTCATATACAACATGCTTCCCCACCAAGAATATAGGATTCACCAAAAGAAATTGGAGGTTTCACAAAATTCTAAGCTTCCAAAGTTTAATATCTACCAACACAGTTGTAAATTAAATAGAAGTCGATAGATAGTACATACTAATTTCCGTTTGAGGGCAGGAAGGATGTAGATTGTTGAGTACTTGGTCCCTGGTCACCAAAAAATATTCTCCCAGAACCTTCCTCATCAACACACATCGAGAAAGAGTTTGTGATCAATCCTGCTTTAGCAAGGAAACTAGGAATTGAGATCTCTCCAAGTCCTAAACCCATAAGACCATCAGGTGCAATGCCATCCAGATATTCACCACTTTGCCTCATACCACATCTGTATTGATCAAACATTGACGCCATAAGACAATTTCTAAATCTTTGCTACAGAGTACAATCAGTTCAGACAGTTAAAAAGTTCGAGCAAATAGTGTCAAAGAAACACACCCTACGATCACAGGTGCCCGAATAGAATTGTTTGATACATCAGTACCCCCTGCTACAAGATGTAATATATCCTCCACAAGTAACCCAGAACTCGATGTGTTTTCCGATAAGTATTCAATAGTGTAAGGGCATGGCTGCTTGGGGCCCTTACAGTTTGGACCAGCCGTACATAACTCATGGCTGCAAGATACATGCTTGCTGGTGCTTGACCCAGCCGGACTATACTCGTTCAAATCTCTATCCTGCATAATAGATGCCCCCAAATATGAAGGAGCACCTGCCAATCAATTACTTGAAATAAGTGCTAAACTTGTTACCGAGTTTTAGCATACACGAACAAACTCCACAGTGTGAACCTTCTACACATAGGATTCCTCTTTGTTTGTTACGAGTTGGTAGTGGAGGGCCCTAATTCTTTAGAAAGTTGAAAACTCTTTTCGTGCGAAACGAACTCGTGTGCAGATTAGCTAATCTAAAAAGCTTGAATAGTGAACAGTAAAGCCAATGGAATCATACTAATACGAAAAGGTGGCCTACCAGAGTACTATAGTGAGCGGCTGATAGAGGAGCGCACTGTAGGCAATCACATGGAACCCAAAGCAGATCACTTCCGGTATCCAATGCCACCAGAAACGAAGCATTCGGCGTTCCGATATCGATCCACGTATAATGCAACCTAAAATCAACACACAAAATTCATCATCACACAACATTTCAAGCTCGAATTTCGAAGAAAAGGAATTAATGGAGGTAAATGAAAACGAGACGCACGTACCAGCCGAAGTCATTGCCAAACGACGCCGTGTTGCTGCCTTCGGAGGGGAAGAGGAACTGAAACCGACGATTACGAGAGGAGGCGGCGCCGCCGAGCTTCATCTTCTGGCGCTGGAAGTCGCTGTGGACGAGGAGGTGGTAGTAGTCCATGGAGTTTCTCTGCGGCCAGCGAGCAGGCCACTTGGCGTCGCCGGCGGTGGCGCGGGAGGCCTTGAGAGCCTTGGCCTCGTCGGAGAAGCGGTGAATGAGGCGCGAGGAGAGCGTAATCGCCGCCGCATTGCGGAGGAGCGCGGAGGCGAGGAGCGGGAGTAGGAAGAGGAGGAGAGATCGATGAGCCGCCATGGAGTGAGAGAAGCTCAGAGTAAGAGTAAGATCTAGAGAGAGAAAGAGAGTAGGAGAGAGAGAGTGAGAAAGGTAAAGTTGGAGAGGGAAGAAGCTAGAAGAAGAGGGGGGTGAAACTACGCGACGCGGCCTATGGAAAAGCGAAAAGGTAAACTCGGTTCTGTTAAACTAATCATATTATTATGACTGTTATATTACGTATTAATTAGTGTTAATTAATTAATCGAGGCAGGTTGTCGGACAAAACGACGTAGTTTGACTAGAGGAACGTCGGGTCTGACACCGGGGACAGCTGGTTTGGCTCCATCCTGCGTTTATTTTCTAAAATTGTTTTTTTTTTTTTAAATTTAGTTGTTTTTGTTGTCTCTTTC of the Fragaria vesca subsp. vesca linkage group LG6, FraVesHawaii_1.0, whole genome shotgun sequence genome contains:
- the LOC101315169 gene encoding aspartic proteinase-like protein 1-like yields the protein MAAHRSLLLFLLPLLASALLRNAAAITLSSRLIHRFSDEAKALKASRATAGDAKWPARWPQRNSMDYYHLLVHSDFQRQKMKLGGAASSRNRRFQFLFPSEGSNTASFGNDFGWLHYTWIDIGTPNASFLVALDTGSDLLWVPCDCLQCAPLSAAHYSTLDRDLNEYSPAGSSTSKHVSCSHELCTAGPNCKGPKQPCPYTIEYLSENTSSSGLLVEDILHLVAGGTDVSNNSIRAPVIVGCGMRQSGEYLDGIAPDGLMGLGLGEISIPSFLAKAGLITNSFSMCVDEEGSGRIFFGDQGPSTQQSTSFLPSNGNYETYIVGVEACCIGNSCLKQTSFRALVDSGTSFTFLPEEVYDKIVVEFDKRVNATITSYEGSPWKYCYKTSSQDLLKVPSVTLMFLANNSFVVHDPIFPMYGNQGLDGICLAIQPADGDIGTIGQNFMTGYRTVFDRENMKLGWSHSKCQDLGDAKSMPLTPSPKGTPPIPLPTTEQQSTPGGFAPAVAGRAPPKASAASSRSRFCLLRWLALLVLFHIVFVF